The Alteribacter keqinensis DNA segment TGCAACGGCTCATGGTAAAGACCAATGCGATCAGATGCGTAGTCATCCAATGGCAGAAGGGCATCCATTAGCGCAAATGCCGGAACCCACCTTGTGCCTCCAAAGAACACATCCGGGGCTTGTCCGGAGCTGATATCGGTTACAAGTTTCTGATAGGCATCTCCCCAGCCAACCGTTTCAAGTTCAACGTTGATGTTTGGGTTCTCTTCTTCAAAACGTTCGATCATTTCCTCTATTCCATCCCGAGTACCCGGCTGATCTGCACCTGGGTGGAAGTAGCGGATACTCACGTCTTCTCCGTCATTCTCTCCTGAAGCTGAGGTATCACCATCTGCCTCACCTCCACCACACGCACCCAGTACAAACATCGAAGACAACGCAATCGGCAACCAACTTTTTTTCATCCTTACTGCACCCCTTTTCATATTTTAAACTTGTTCCACTCTCTGGAAAAAGTAACCGGATTTACCTCATCGACTAAATTCCCCTATGCGAAAGAAATCCTGAAACAACACTGCCACACAACCAATTAATTCATAATCTTCTCCTAATGAAGACGGAACGACTTTTAAATCCTGCGACAGGACCCTCATCGTCTTTTTATATAATTGCTCTTTCGTATATTTCAGTAAAAAGGCATTGTGATCAATCACTTCACCACCCAGAATCACTACTTCTGGGTTATACAGATGAATGATATTCACCAAACCACTCGTTAAATAGCTACCAACATCTTCTGCCACTTCGATACATAACGGGTCGCGCTCTTCCACTCCTTTTTTAAAAAGGACTGGACTTAGCTTATCCTCAGTATTCATAAGATCTCGCAGAATTGACTTTCTCCCTCTTTGCAGGGCCAGTTCAATTCTTCCTGCAATGGCAGACCAACTGATGTACGATTCCAAGCAGCCATTGTTGCCACATTCACACCTCATGCCGCTTTTATCAACACTGATGTGTCCAAACTCACCGGCTCCTCCATTATGACCTCTGAAAATACGATTATTGAGGTAGGCACCGGCTCCTACGCCATCTGTAAGCTTGACATAGACAATATTTCTAAAGGTTTTGTAGTCGCCAAATTCCTTTTCCGCCAGCATTAAAGCGTTTACATCATTGTCCAGCCACGTTTCAATCTGGAACTCTTCTCTCACAATCGAGACAATATTGACGTTATGGAGATCGAGTTGCGCATTGTATAAAATCTCACCGGAATTTGCATCCACAATCCCCGGAGCGATAATAGCTATCCCGAGGCAGTCTTCTTTGGGCGTTCCCGGTTGATCCAGCGTCTCCTTTATGGCGTCCTTTACAACTTCAATCACACGTTGACCGAAAAAACGAGGCGCCTCATAATGTTTTTTATACAATGTCTCCGCTGCCAGGTTCATAATCCCTACGGACAAATCACTGTTCGTTATGGAAACTGCGATAATGTGCTTTCCGTTGGGGTTAAACCGTAAAAGAATCGGCTTTCTTCCTCCGCTGGAATGACCTTCTCCACCTTCTATGACAAAGCCGTTTTTGATCAGTTCCTTCACTGCCGTTGCAACGGTCGTTGGACTGATCGATAAGCGCTTGGCAATGTCACTCCTCGACAGAGGTTCTTCTTTTCGAATGGTATCCAAAATAATTGAACGATTAAGCTCCTGCATAAGCTTAACGTCTCCTGTACGAGTCAGCGACACGTTCACCCCCCAAACTTAATCCAGACTCTGGATTAAGTATTATCTATACTATAGACGTTCCAAAAATAGAAGTCAACAATATTCAGAAAATTCTTGACTATATATGGTGGAGAAGGAATATCCGATGTGCAGGGAGTAATGGTAATGAATATGAAATAAAAGGAGGAACCTATATGGAAATTATTGAATTGCAAGAACGGAATGACCTGTTTAAAAAAGCAGTTCAAATATTCTGGGAAGTATGGGGAAACGACCATAATTACAAGTTTTATGAAGATGCTATACAGCACTCTTGCAGCATAGCTTCAGATATTCCTTGTTTTTATGTGGCATTTGAAGAAGGCGATATCATAGGGACATACGCATTATTAAGAAATGACCTCAATAGCCGTCAGGATTTATGCCCTTGGCTCGCTTGTTTATTTGTGT contains these protein-coding regions:
- a CDS encoding GNAT family N-acetyltransferase; the protein is MEIIELQERNDLFKKAVQIFWEVWGNDHNYKFYEDAIQHSCSIASDIPCFYVAFEEGDIIGTYALLRNDLNSRQDLCPWLACLFVSSEHRGNEIGSKLLQHGLKEAAKKGYDKLYLSTDLEGYYEKYGWKNSGIVYGVSGGHIKLYEKYTGLK
- a CDS encoding ROK family transcriptional regulator; the encoded protein is MSLTRTGDVKLMQELNRSIILDTIRKEEPLSRSDIAKRLSISPTTVATAVKELIKNGFVIEGGEGHSSGGRKPILLRFNPNGKHIIAVSITNSDLSVGIMNLAAETLYKKHYEAPRFFGQRVIEVVKDAIKETLDQPGTPKEDCLGIAIIAPGIVDANSGEILYNAQLDLHNVNIVSIVREEFQIETWLDNDVNALMLAEKEFGDYKTFRNIVYVKLTDGVGAGAYLNNRIFRGHNGGAGEFGHISVDKSGMRCECGNNGCLESYISWSAIAGRIELALQRGRKSILRDLMNTEDKLSPVLFKKGVEERDPLCIEVAEDVGSYLTSGLVNIIHLYNPEVVILGGEVIDHNAFLLKYTKEQLYKKTMRVLSQDLKVVPSSLGEDYELIGCVAVLFQDFFRIGEFSR